The genomic DNA ACCCTGAGCAAGTAAAccattttcatcttctaattctatGATTGTTAGTCTTGTTTTCTATTGTTCTTCACTAGATTGATGTTAAGGCTATCTTATCATGTTTCTTAGGTTGACTGGATTGGTCAGAAAAACCAAATAGATGTTGGTGAGTTGTTCATCTAAATTGTTCCTAAATGTTCACTCTACATGTCCAGTTTTTACTTAACCGAATCATATAATAAAAACCCATATTGAAATGGGCAGCTAAGGAGGCTGGAGTGAAGCAAATTGTGTTGGTTGGGTCCATGGGTGGAACAAACCCTAACCATCCCTTGAACAGCTTGGGCAATGGGAACATTTTGGTTAGCATCCTTTTCAGTACTAATAAACTGCTCCCTCATTTGCTTGCCCTCCTGCTCGAGAGAATAGTGAGTACTGATGAATTatttagtttctttttttttttctctttcacaGGTCTGGAAGAGAAAGGCTGAGCAGTATTTGGCTGACTCTGGCGTCCCATACACAATTATCAGGTAGACAACCACTGGTCGTTTAATATTGTCGGTGTCCCTTATTTTCCCCCTCTCTATTCTACTAGTGGAAATGCTATTGACTTCAAAATTATTGTTTGTTAAATCCGTATGACTTTACAACTAACAGTGATCCTTTGTGGCCAAGTTAGGGCTGGAGGGCTGCAAGATAGAGATGGTGGCATCAGAGAACTACTTGTCGGGAAGGATGATGAGCTTCTTCAGACTGAAACAAAAACAATTGCCAGGCCTGATGTAGCAGAAGTCTGCATTCAGGTATCGCCTTTCACATATTTATAATCCTCACCGTTGACATTGGATTGCCATAATCATGCacatttatttgttttcttttcaaaCAGGCACTGAAATTTGAGGAGGCCAAATTTAAGGCGTTTGATTTAGCCTCGAAACCTGAGGGAGTTGGCAACCCAACAAAGGATTTTAAGGCTCTTTTTTCCCAGATCACTACTCGTTTCTAATTCTCAAGTTCCATAACTTCCGTCTTAGACTTTGAGTGATGTTATGCTCCTAAAAACTTTTTATCAGTATCTCAAACTTCTAAAACCATGCTATGATCTGCAGAGAGGTATACAAACAAGCAACTCTCAGCTGGTCTACTAAGGTGATGGTGTGATGATATTATCAAAGAATTAGCATTCCTAGTGTTATTTTTGTCTGACATTGCTATGGAACTCGATATTTGAGTAATATTTGCTCTCATTTCTATCTTTTGATTTGCTTTGAAAGCCATACAATTTTTAGGAACATGAGATATGACATGGAGACTGTTGTAAAAGGAAcagccaaaacatcatgtaatAAAGTTGTTTGAGAAAAGGAAATTGTTTGCACTAAGAACCAGAATATTATTTGCAATGATGGGCAAACTATAGCAGTAGTTTTATCCCCCCTGCTAATGTGAAATTGCCCCCAGCAAGCTATCAAAATCTACTGAAGGACATCAGGGTTTATACATTCGTTAGAAACAGCTTCCAGATATAATAGATTCATTCTTTGTTTATCCCAATTGCCCTTTATTAAGTAAACTCTAGACATATTCCACAATATTAAGTAAAAGAATCATATTTACTGAAATATTCTTTCATGAACATTTCCTGTTAAAACAAAAAACAATGATACAATGTTGttagaaattaaaattcaaaCTATTATTACAAAAGCATCTAAGCATACATTtgtttattcaacaaatcatgtAACCGAACTCTATCCGACAAAGGCAGATGGTTTGGTTTCAGGTCAACTTTGAAGTGAGAGCATACTATTACtaaacataattttcatttacaGAAGATTTCACTACACAGATTTACAAGATCGACCAGAGATGTAGTCAAACCTCAGACACCTGATTTTAGTTGCTGTTGCTTAGCCTGCTGTTGGGACCGGTAGGCATGGACCGCAAGGACCCTGTCCAAAAGCTCTTGTGGCACGGGTTCTCCTCTCCTTTGCTGAGGAGAGATTCTTGCTGTATGGACCAATGTCTTCCACTTATCCTGTACCATATTCCCTCAACTATGTGAAAAATCCTCTAACACGTATACAATATTCAACAACTAAAGAATCTCAAGATAATGGAATCCAGTTCGGAAAACCAAACCCTGGAAGAGTGGTGAAGGAAACTTTAAAAGAACTAAttactaaaaaaaatttatacaTAAAACCACGCAGTTGTTCTAAACATATTCCGTAATGAAAGGTCAGTAGGGAATGGACAACAATGAACCTCCAATCTGAAGCAGAAACAAAAATGGACCATTCACCTTCAAATCCACATATGTACGATGCTTTGCGTTGTCAAAAGCACGTAATTTGACATCACGCCAcctacaaaaaaattaaaagaagctTAGCCCAAAGCACCAGAGTCAGCAAATCAAACATTCATCAACCAAAGGATGATTGTAAAAGTAACCTTCCGGTTCCTAGTTTCTCAACTGCCTGAACCAATGCTTCTACTTCTGAAACAGAGAAGGGTCTTCTGATACGCCGCTGGACAAACTCGCGACGCCCAGCTCTGTGATGAATCGGAACCACAGCCAATGCCTCCCCACTAATGGCTGGGACTGATACTCCAGATTGGGAATTCGGAAGAGTAGTACTAGCTGATATATTGGGAAGAGAGGGAACTAGGTGATGGTCCCTTTGAGCACCATTGATGCAACCAACCACAGGAGGATCAAGGGAGATGCTAGAAGTCCTCGGATCTAGAGTAAAAGATGTCGCATGACTAGAAGACAAACAATTAAaccatcaaaatttttgaaaagagAGCAAGAGCACGGACCACGAAGTGAAGACAGAATGAGAAGAAGGAAAGAGGTGAGGATGGAGGACAATTGAAAGGTCACCCTAACAAATACTAAATACTTACCTTGTTATCCCCTGCTCTCCCAAGCATCGAGGTAGTTTAATTTGTGCGTGCCTGGGCTCCAACATAAATCCCAAATTACGATGCTTGCCATCTCGAGAAATACCAGTCTGAATTAGAGTTTTACTGTCATCTCTAACCTTCTTTCCTTGAAGAAGGATGCCGACATGTAAGCCATCTCCAAGTACAGTAGTCACTGCTTCCATGACTGACCTCTATAATAACCACTGGACATTAATTATCAGCAATATACAGATAGGAACCAATATGCTTGACTTCATATCTATGAAATTGAAGAATAAGAAGCCGCTTCATCTCTGATATGGTCATACATTATTTCTTGAAATGACCTATGCACCGGTGATAAGAATATGCATTTTATCGAATGGATAAAATTTTGTACATAAAAGATTAGAAAATAATCAAATAACAGCAAAGAAGGCAGTACTGCATACTTTCAGTGAACCAACAGTGGCGGTTGTAGGAATCTCAACAAGAAGTTCTGGAACCTTGAAGGATTTAATCCGAAGCTTCACTGAATAAACccgaaaaagaaaaggaagaaaggtTAGAATGGATGGATAATACGGCCATCAGATCACATACTAAAACATTGCACCAAAGATCTTCATACCATTACAGTCTCTGGACCCAGGATGTGGATGTGGACTTGCAACTGAGGATGCCACTCTAATGGCTGCACGTAAGAGGACAGATTATTCAGAAAAAACTGAATCTATCCCTAAAGCCAAAGAGCAGAAAATAAACTAAAAGCAGAAGCTGGCAGCCAAATTGAACCTGCACAATAATTATCATCATCGACTCTCTTGTCAGCAGCAGAATTGAATCTGTCATCAAGCTGAAAGCCTCGATCCGACCCATAGAAGCGGCATTGATTAAAGAAATCCCTTGTCTTCAAAGGAGAGATCCTCTTCGATCTTTGACGACTATAACTAGTTCTCCCATCGTGGAAAATCTTTCTTCTTTTCCCATCTGAAAACATTAGTTAATCAGGAAATAGCATTTAGTCAAGAAGGTAATTTATGCTGCTAAAAGAACAACTATGGGAATGAATGCCTACCATATCCAGTAACATAAGCAGGAACTTATTACTAGTCGCAAACTTCAGCGACTTCAATAGACTGTATCATGACATCTAGAATTACATTCATACTACAAGAGCAGAATCCATTATTAATATACCATAGGATGGTCATATACCATTTCTAAAGGAAGCCCCACCATTCAAATTCGGAGATACTCTCCAACGTCTGGATGAAGACAGGTTCTTAATTCTTTGATCTGCCATGTAATTTCCGTTATCATCTCTACTAACTGTCTCTATAGTATCAGAACGCCTAGAAGGACCCAGAGTTGTCCAATCCTTGAACAATGATGTCTTGCTTCCTGAACAGAAATAATGAGGAGGTTTACAGTCCATTTCCAACGCATCCAAACTGCCTGTAGGCTGAAGAGTTTCACTTTTTACAGTTTGAATGATTGAAAGTTCAGCTCCTGCATCCTCAAATTGCCCTACAGAAAATTCCCCAGATATAAGAGAAGAAATGCCTAATTCAGAAGAATGGTTTGCGTTTCTACCACTGACATTGGCCAACTTATCGAAGCCCTTTAAACTTGAATAGGGTTTCAAATTAAACTGGTCTGGAGCATGTGAGAACTTATTCACTGTACGGATTTGGTGATAACCAGATAAAGTTTTTTCATTGTACGTTTCCTTATCGGAAAGGTTGCACTTCGATGATTGAATCTCATCCTCTTGTTCCTTTAAAACACGATTCTTACAAGCATTTTGCTGATCCTTTTTACAGTTAGGAGGCACAAAAGTTTCACCTTCCTGCAAAAAATCACCGGCTACACTAACCAAAATTTCGAAAGCATGTTTCTCATTGTTCCCACTTTTCTTCCTAATTGGCACCCTAACCTGAAACCAGCAGCAAGCAATAACagtattttaaaaaagaaaaaaaaaactattttttgaACATAAAAAATACGAACATGAGCATTTCTTTACCCTTGCTGATCTAGAAGCTCGAGGGAACACAGGCACCTGGTAGCCGATGAAACCATATTCCAATCTTGTCTGTGACACCATGTCTTAGGCACTCATTGAAAAAAGAACTCATTAAGCATAACCAACGAGGTAGACTAGATTCTGtaaatgagaaaaataaataCAGCAAACGAATAGTACGAAATTGATGATCCAAAATGATTCAGAAATATGAAAACTGAAAACCGAAGCCCAAAAAGTTAGAAAACTCAACAAATTGAACAAGAGATTTTGCCTGAACaagaaagaagaaagatagaTGCATGTAAAAACAAGCAAGCAATGGCATCTCATTTAAGGATGAATGAGGCAGGCGTAAACTTAGTACGTATTCAAAGGTTTCGAGTCTAATACGAGCAATACAGCATGGTTCAGTCACCTATACAGCAATGCCTATGAGAAAACAAAAATTGAACTCCATCGACTCCATAGCATGTTGGTAAATGAAAATCGTACCTAAAAACATGATTTATCGATGGCATAATGAAACCAAAGGCAGCCCTCATAACATATAATGCAACCTAAGGCAGTCCTTATGAGATAATTCTATACCATCAAAATAGGGGAATCCGGAAACGGAACAGTTCTTTACAAACCACTAGGCATCAATGTTACTTGGACTCTAAAATACAGGTCCGACATGAATATACTCGATTTTTCAAAGTATTTGAAGGATCATAATCTAGTATCTATATGTGTgggataaagaaaaaaaaaacaaaaaaaacacctACATTTGAAAAGGGAAATTCAGACAGAAAGATACTAGACATTCAAAAATGGTGTAAGAGGAAAATCAATTTCAGTCCATGTCTTGTAATTTATTACTGCAATAAAATAACAAAACCAGGACAGCACATGTCAAAAGAATTATCTCattgaatattattttataatttagagAACTGGGCTTTTTAGATCCTCAAAATCTAATCATCTGTAAACACAACtagaaataaaaaatcaaaatgttCCACTTGGAATAACAAACTTCTCAAATACTCAAAGCCAAAAACTACCTTAAAACTTTCCACCGAGCAGAAAACAATGTCCTAAATGACCCAAAATTTGCAAGTTTTACGACcaagacaaaaaaaaatttgaaaaaaaactcACCTCTAAAAATGGGTTTTTTGAGTTTGTGTCTGATCAATATAAAACCCCCATGAAACCACCCAAAACTGCAACTTTTTTTGGTTAAACCCACGAAAAAAAACTGCTTACATTTATATAAGTTGTGGCTTTAACTGGACTAACCGGTGAGTTTACCGGTCACAGAAGGGTAAAGCAAAAATTACATTGGACCAATTCCTCCGTTTTGGTTGATCCACTCCTGTCTGTATCAGTTCTATAGGAGACACATGGAAGCCTGTCCTTCCATTTTGGTTAATCTTATTCTCGTTCACATAAAATTACGTTTATTCTTCTTTGGTTATTTTGGATAATTGAATTTTGAAGGGTTTTTTTTCGACAATTTTTGCCATAAAACTGTGACAAGGATGTGCTTTGCTATCACATTGTCTATTTCACTCGCACTTTTTCCCCAATGAGACAATTCTATATTCGAAATATATAGTTTTCAAATTAAATcgatgattaaattttaaaatgttttgatttagatgtaaataatatattattagttGAAATATGATGTATATTATCTATATCATTAATATAACTCTTAACAAAGTTAATGGTACGAATTAATCAGTGTTAATTCGAttagaaaattactaaaatatttttataattataataagtCATATTATTCTAAGATATTTTAATCTTTTCATTTTAATGAAAATCTTCtgtaattaaattaaatcatattattttaaattattttagtcttttcatttttaataaaaaaacaatagtaattttttttattttaataaaaccaaGAAAAACATGCATACTATTGAATTTGAATCCACATCAATTgagttaataaaattttaaatttatcactcaactaaaattttatttcgatattatttatacatatttttaatatgcaCAATTTTTATCTCCAccaattatataaattaataatgttaattgAGTTTGTGTCACAAGTTAACTCGATTCTAATATTATTTATCCgatgtatttatgtgtttaaatgtcattttatttataatttaatttatttttattttaatatcatacatatttaatatattattatgattaattagttttaaaacatatatttcattgtttattgcatattatttttaaacacacgTCTGTGTTTTAAATTTGTGAGTTCAGACTCATATCGTGTGATAAGATTTCTAGtatttaatatgtgaattaaattattattgttattattattattattattattattattttggtataatCACATATGTCCTTATTCATTTTATGGTCTAAGTCTATTCATGTTTGGGTTAAGGCTGGTATTTAGGTAAAATCCTCCCAACAATAGAGTTGAGCAAGAAAAATGAAAAGTGATTTGAATCGAGGTCTTTGAATGATTTTTGGAATGCAAATTTAAAAACCACAGTTATTCAAAATTGAACCGAACCGAAccgaattctatttttatttaatatataaactttttatttttatgatataaaaataaatattttatatttaaattagtgaaaataatttaaaagttcatcaaatattattatttttagaaatattcatgaaaaaattgaaattttgtcaaataatattcaaaagaTATAAAACAAATCTCATTTTGTCAAAATAAGTCTAAATATTCAAAACCATAAATTAACGTGAAAAAATGGACAATAGAACCAAATCAGACCAAATTATAATGGACGGTTCAAAATATCCAAAAGAAACCTGATTGAAATAATATCACCTCTACCGAACAATATAAACAATATAAATATCCAAATACATGAGAAGAAGTCCACATCCATTTCTTCTAACCACTTCTGTTGCATAGATAACTTAAGTATTCTCCAATAAATTTTAATTctttggttaaaatatgttataaccCTTATATTCTttgtaaatttgatatttaatctaTGTACTTTGAGTTCTAAGAATTTTT from Gossypium arboreum isolate Shixiya-1 chromosome 9, ASM2569848v2, whole genome shotgun sequence includes the following:
- the LOC108454685 gene encoding telomere repeat-binding protein 2-like isoform X1, which produces MVSQTRLEYGFIGYQVPVFPRASRSARVRVPIRKKSGNNEKHAFEILVSVAGDFLQEGETFVPPNCKKDQQNACKNRVLKEQEDEIQSSKCNLSDKETYNEKTLSGYHQIRTVNKFSHAPDQFNLKPYSSLKGFDKLANVSGRNANHSSELGISSLISGEFSVGQFEDAGAELSIIQTVKSETLQPTGSLDALEMDCKPPHYFCSGSKTSLFKDWTTLGPSRRSDTIETVSRDDNGNYMADQRIKNLSSSRRWRVSPNLNGGASFRNDGKRRKIFHDGRTSYSRQRSKRISPLKTRDFFNQCRFYGSDRGFQLDDRFNSAADKRVDDDNYCAAIRVASSVASPHPHPGSRDCNVKLRIKSFKVPELLVEIPTTATVGSLKRSVMEAVTTVLGDGLHVGILLQGKKVRDDSKTLIQTGISRDGKHRNLGFMLEPRHAQIKLPRCLGEQGITSHATSFTLDPRTSSISLDPPVVGCINGAQRDHHLVPSLPNISASTTLPNSQSGVSVPAISGEALAVVPIHHRAGRREFVQRRIRRPFSVSEVEALVQAVEKLGTGRWRDVKLRAFDNAKHRTYVDLKDKWKTLVHTARISPQQRRGEPVPQELLDRVLAVHAYRSQQQAKQQQLKSGV
- the LOC108454685 gene encoding telomere repeat-binding protein 5-like isoform X2, with product MVSQTRLEYGFIGYQVPVFPRASRSARVRVPIRKKSGNNEKHAFEILVSVAGDFLQEGETFVPPNCKKDQQNACKNRVLKEQEDEIQSSKCNLSDKETYNEKTLSGYHQIRTVNKFSHAPDQFNLKPYSSLKGFDKLANVSGRNANHSSELGISSLISGEFSVGQFEDAGAELSIIQTVKSETLQPTGSLDALEMDCKPPHYFCSGSKTSLFKDWTTLGPSRRSDTIETVSRDDNGNYMADQRIKNLSSSRRWRVSPNLNGGASFRNDGKRRKIFHDGRTSYSRQRSKRISPLKTRDFFNQCRFYGSDRGFQLDDRFNSAADKRVDDDNYCAAIRVASSVASPHPHPGSRDCNVKLRIKSFKVPELLVEIPTTATVGSLKRSVMEAVTTVLGDGLHVGILLQGKKVRDDSKTLIQTGISRDGKHRNLGFMLEPRHAQIKLPRCLGEQGITSHATSFTLDPRTSSISLDPPVVGCINGAQRDHHLVPSLPNISASTTLPNSQSGVSVPAISGEALAVVPIHHRAGRREFVQRRIRRPFSVSEVEALVQAVEKLGTGRWRDVKLRAFDNAKHRTYVDLKVNGPFLFLLQIGG